The Neodiprion lecontei isolate iyNeoLeco1 chromosome 2, iyNeoLeco1.1, whole genome shotgun sequence genome segment ATTTAACTTTTTAATATAGGTTTGGATATCAAACTTGAaactgaatgaaaatttcgatgAATAGTGTTTCGAAGAAGGTTTCAAAGTACATAGACTCCGTCATAAGCTTAGAATTTTAAACACAATTTTTGCTCTCGGACTTCAAGCGAGTCGAAAGGAGAGAAAAGTAAATTGTTGTTGGCTCAATCGGTGCAGCAAATAATTACTTCACTATTTcaatactttaattttttcaccttgaACGATGATAGGTGTCGAAGCTTGAGTAAAAGCAACGTTATCAGTGGATACCACatcgctcgtatcttttcatttctcaaaCGCGTATAATAATTTCCTTATTTTGAACTTGATCCTACAAACTCTATCGGCACTGCGGTTGGGCAATGTGTGACTCACTGTACATACGTCATGGGCGTAGTAGGTCAGTACAGTTTTCCGTTATTCCGGAATATTACCACGACTGTTATTGCTTATCTCGAGTACATCAAGACGTAAACAGATTTCGGTAACGGAATGACACAGTGCGCGAACCGAGCCTAAGTTCCGCAACTCTAAGCTTCGGTTAACCCTAAGCAATTAGCTTGCAAGACTCAATTTCAAACAGTAAGGATTCGTATTAATTActtcattaaattttctaaagtaatacataaaatattaataagatgaaaaattttcttaccgtGCCCGGAGAATTAGCGTGATTCGAATAATTTCATCGTCGCAGATTGATTTAATAATTAAGCTGTTAAATGTGTCATTTATTTATCCTTAACTATGTTTCAATACTATTGTAGTATCTGAAATGCAATAATTAGGTATACGCACTACTACGACAAATATATTACGCTGGTATGTTTTATATAGATGCATATGCatcgtaataaaattgtataattacgTGCGGCGTAATGTATCAACAACATGCATCACGTTAGTTTGATATTTGTTACATTAAAATGGCAATTAATATATTAACAATAGACGTAATATCATAATGACTATTGACTATTAGTCTGTTGAATTTTTCCTCGAAAGAGAAACGATTTCCGTATGCGTACAATAATCGTATTAACATATGTATTTAGACCGAAACACCCGATACATCGATCTTTGATCGGCATCGCTAAACTAAAGATAAGCGAATCGTGTTGCCACAAATAATCAACTGAAATTTTGACGGGCACGTAACGTCCAATTTGTCAAGTTTGACCCACTCGGGACGAGCAAAAAGAAATCGTTAATTGCGTACCGGTTTTTCGTAATATTCGGCCACgactgaataataataataacaagatTATACCTTTGGGCTTACAAAGAacgtttattttctttcgcgGTTTTGTTTAGATGTTTTTCCAATCCCATTTCGTTTTATTCCTTTTTAAATTGTGTACCAACGCATTAACCTCTGGGTGATTAACTTTTACGCTATACATCACGAGTGGCTtgaaacaaatcaaaaaaaaagagaaaaaatttatcatatatatataatattgtccttattatatgtataaggtATTCAGATGTATAGTAATTGACTGCGTATGCATCATTCGTGTACCATTATCAAACATTCGACGTGGATACAACGTATTGTCCGTATCAtggttttttcgaaaataatggCAATATTCGTGGCGATAATCACAGTTATACGTAATCATTATCGCTTCGTACATCAAATATCTGTCGTGGCAAGAACTACAGACTACAATACAATACCCCGTCCCTCCTCTAGTGTGATGATATtacattgtttatttttcaagtatcTGATAAATTATATCGTAATATCGTTAATTACTACTAAGGTTTGCCAGTATGTAGTATTTGTTTATGTTAGATCTGATTTATTACACATACATTAAGATATATAATCCATGTAAGGATAACTTCTGAAGAATCTATTATAGATATAattagatatatatttatatatattttatcatttttatagtaTATTTACATTGATTTaattatgtatatgtgtatatctACTTTTTATACGGACTTCTAAATAATATCtctatgtataaattttagttgtataagtatataattTTGTGTATATTATTCAATCTGATCGTATTTCTTCGTTCGCAACATGCATTTCCTAGGTGGTCTAAGGatcgatatttatttaaaagtaaattgtatCGTTATATTTTACGACCTCTGTTTCGATTCTGCAGTTTACTTTTATACTTTTTCAGTTTAGGCATCACTTGTTAAACTCTACCATATGATGCTGAATATTATATCGCCACCGTTATGCTAACGCTAACGTGACGTGACGATCGGTTAATTAccattcaattaattatacgaTACTCTTAACGTCTACAACTCTATAGCTATAATGTCTACGTATAtgatgtaatatttattttcaatatttttgacgTTCGATTTAACTTATTAAGGCTAACCAGTTTCAGTACTGGCAATTGTACAACATAATTAAATCAACGAAGCCGACGAAGTTCACCTAAGCAATTGAGGTTTCATCGCgatttcattgtttttatcTATTTCTCCTCGGCGCGCGTTgcatttttttgttatctcCTTTTAGCATTTTTCTCGACTATCCGAATCCGTGGATAATTTATACACGCGCACCTACCTCATATCATTTGATTATTAATCTTACAACGTTAACAGGAGACAACGTTGATATAATTCCTTTGCCGATCTTTCTCGCATTTGATTTATTTCTATCCGCATGCGTGCTCTTCGTCGTTTCACCATCTGTCATAGCACTGTTTTACAGTGTGTGATACGTAAATTCTATATAGGTACGATATCCTATCCCTATTCATAAGAAAAGGCCTCTGATtgaagtgaaataataatgaagatgacgataacaataataactcgggagtaatataattatttcgaCGATAACAATCTATGTAATACATAGCGCATACTATATATACCGTTACAATATCTTAGTTCTTTCCTGTTTCGCCGAATAGCCGATTGCTTCttactaattgtaaattcgTACCATGTTTTGATCACTCAACACATCTCAACGCCCACAGGATTCCGTCACAGCTATTGCATTTCATGTACTTGtgtagaaatattttaaacgaTGTTTGCTTTCACCTGAGCATTACCCATCATCACTTTATTCACGAAGTTGACTATCGCTGTTGCGGGCTGTTGTTCCGGTTCAAGCTCGGCGAATACGTGACACTGGTTGTCCGATTTGTGGGCCGTTTTTCGAGCCACGAACCCGAAACACCGACTGCAAATCATAAAAATCGTATGCGTTGCTTTAAATATTTGTACGCTGTATGTGTTATCAGCATAAAAGATAGTCGTGTAATTTGCGGGATTGCGAATAGAACTAGTTTCTCTAATTTACTATGtcaatggtttttttttttttttttgcggtttTCAACTTTCTTCGCAACTTTTTTACTTCGTTTATTTACCTTGCTGTGAAACCTAACGTTTACTACAGCGTTGCATACGTATAATTTATGTTATTATTGAGTTCTTTCGATTAAATCGTTAATGGTCATCGGCATACCGAATAGTGATCCCGTTCGTATTAAGTAGAACAAACGACTTTGCTGTACTGTATTAGCTACCCGACGCGCCATATGCTGgatattattcattatacCAGGTCACTCTGCAACCGGACAAACTCGATGAGACTGGTGTTACTAGTGAAAAAACGAATCGACGAAAcagagaagaaaaggaaaaaaaaactagttaTTATACAGGCTGTATTTCGATGAACTcaagtttaataattttggCTCGAACGCTCATATATACgggtgaaaatgtaaaaacgtGCCGGCACGTAGAGAAAGAGGTATGCTATCTTTACTGACAGTCAAATTTACTACATGTTTTCTCCTCttagaaaaaagtttttaacaAATGTCTGAGATTAGCAGCATACAGTTGGCATCGAAACAATCTAAAgaacgtaataaaaaaattgcttaaGTGactttgaatttattaaagCCGACTGTCAAGCGCCGGTCTAGTTTCtttgagattattttttctctctcagtAACCGGTTGGCAAAATTTCATGAAACGTGATGAAACATGTTTCCAAGTTGAATAAGActaatttttcgataattttgtttttaataccGAACTATGTAAAGAATTCCCAATAATATTTACCGAAATAgcaatattattgtataaatcaAGCTTACTGAGAGGTTTGGCCCTGCCCGCTTTCGGCTACGAAGTTCCAGGTCCGTTCGTCGACGTCGAGACCGCAGTAGCTGATGTTATTTGTCGGATAATGTCTCCTGAAGAATAGTTTACGGGCGTTATCCGTCAGGGTGATACCCTGGGCCGATACCTTGAAGTGGACTACAGTCGCAGTTGGTAATGGCCGCTGTTCGAAAAGCGTCGTGACAGTTTTTCTGATCGCTTGTGGCCCCGTCAAAGATTCAGTATCGATTGTGAAGAGGTAGAGGACGTTGCAAGCTGAAACGATTCGGGCATTCCTTAAGTTTTGCAGATTACGCATATTgcaggtgttttttttcttgtagaaGAAACAAATTTGTAGTTTGGACAATCAAATTTCGATGAATCAACCTCACCACTGGttggtttttcaatttattgaaaagagaaagagcgagacagcaaaatattatacgcgcagcggtaaaaattttatcagcagAAGTAGTCGATAAAAGAGCAATATTAAGATTGCAAAGTGACGTAAGTctaaaagaatttctagcACATTATACCGACATAGAAGGCAATCGAATAGCTCAATTCAACAAATTACGAGCTAACTAAGTACgaactatttttttctaagaatttttaattttacgaaattaaattatatgatATATTCTAGTAAGACTGGTAATTCCGTTATATGACCCAGTGAATTCAtcagtaatattattttcaccgtaATCAACCTATTACTATGACTTAAACGACACGTGTATAAGACGTGCAAGAAAGTCAAATCGTCAAGAATCAGGAAAACCACTTTTATCACGCTACTCGGTAAACAAGACTTTGCCCGATAATTTCTCATTCAGTTACTTGGCAAATATTTCTTCGAACAAAATGAAAGGGTTTTGCACGATGCATTTGAGTATCGGTGAAAATATGAACGTACAAGGATGTACGTTGATGTACGGGTCTAAATTTCAAGAAGTAGTTCGCGTTACAGATAGTGCGACAatagtatgaaaaaattgttaaatttattgaaaaaggaaaaagactCACCCGCCCCCTGAGCAAGTAGCTGCTGAGCGCTGCTCGTTCCCGGTGAGTCGAGGGCTCTGGCGGCGGCTTCCGGTTCGGGAAGAAGCAGCTGGCAGGGTAAAGCCATGGCCATTAAACTGTGCTGATAAACGAGGGCCGAGAGCGAGCTGAAGACCGGTTCGTTAGCGCATCCCTTTAGACGAACGCCTCTCGATGTCGGTTCGATGAGAAAATGCCTCACTAATTCGCTCGCCGGATCCCGAGGGCTGCTCGGAGCTCCTGGAGGCGGCGTCGCCACCTTAAGGGCGAGCCCAAAGGCCCCGGGGAAGGAATTGCTGTCGCGAACAACGAACATCCCCGGAGTCGCGTCCTTGAGCATCGCGATCGCTGGAGGAGATAGAATTATAGGGGGTGTTTTTAGAAACGTGGTCGAACTACAAACGAGCCTCGATTATCGATTAATCATTTTGCCGCCTCGGTAATTACCTTGTTCTCTAGAAATGTTCGGCTTGTACCAAATCCGGCTTGTGTCTCTGACGAACTTTACATTGGCATCGGCAACTTCCTGGGGTTCTGTGTTTGAGTGAACGCTCGATCTTCTGGATCCGTAGTTATAGACCTTGGGCGATGACTGACCGCCGCTGTTTATTGACGAGTATGATATGGCACTctggaaatgaaatttggtaagatgaaattttctcaaataaaaGCTTGATTTTCAgcttcatttaattatttgttcGATCAAATCTTTCCCTTCGCCGTACCTTTGGACTCTGGGCGAATTCTATCTGCGTCGGTGTGCCGGGGCTTTGATTACTTATCGTCATTTGAGACTGACTGGCGTACTCTCCTCCGGGAGAGACAGGTCGATCCTTGCTGAAAATTTACGTATATCGTATGTATATTTAGACAGCGTTATTTTGCTCGTTTTTAATTGATCAATGGTGCAACACTCAGGTGTGAGTCATTCCGTGAAATATACACAATAAAACCACATTTCAGGTGCATGGCAgtgtacgtaggtatatttaTATGGGTATTAGGTATATACATGTGGAATGACGTACGCTGTTaatcgtgcaacgataaaaaagatgaaattaaaaatacgtcaattaaaaattatcaatcaaGAAAATCTTCTGTACTTCTGTCAAAGGGATTCGGTAGTCATTCGCTGGTCATTGCAAACGACGATAAATtgtcaaacatttttatatgtTATAAAtgacaaatgaaaattcacgttAAAAATGAAGGACGCCGAATCCCTTTGATCAAACTGCACTggagtaaatattttcttcgtcAGAGTATTGCaaaattcattgtttattCACAAGATGCAAAGCTGAAAGACAAACGTTAGCCGAGAAAAATCtgtatacatattgtataatatattataataatctgTAAGAAAAGCGTGAAAGATTGATGTCAGTAAATTTTGCAAACGATGATAATTATACTTCATTATTTGATGccataaatttgaattaatgCATTAATGCAGCATCTTTTTGAGTAGATATTTCTGTATCAAAATCTATCTCCTGGCACCTGGATTCAGGCAACATTgtaactgaatattttttagtttcggttgAATCTTTTCCTCTTTAATCTCATACCAGTGCATGATGATCTAAAAAGATTTTGATTGAGATTGCTGGCCGATCGATCGAGTTAGAATTCAATGCTGGCGGTGTAACATTAAATTATGTTAGTAATACAAGAATCAAACGGTGAAACAAACTCGTAACACTAAGAATAAAATCGTGAACAATGATTGATACGAAATTATGGCTAGACATAGGAAACTGATGCTTGTGAAATTTGCCTAGCAAAAAATGATAGACATAGAGGGAGACAGAGAGACAgatagagaaagagggagagtcagagaaatagaaaaagataGGGGAGAAATAGAATTGAGAAATTGCCATAATATACGGTGATCGAAGCTGTCTCCCCTGTATTTTCTTCGTGTActgtgtattttaaatttacctaTAATCGAACGACGCCGACTGGTTAGTGAGCGGCCATCGTTTGTTATTCGTTTGCTTTAGCGATCCGCTTGCTGGGAAACTCAAACGTCTAAAATCACCAAGATAATCCATTGTCTCTCGTcattttctcaattaaaaattatcaacttAAATGAATATAGCACGATATTCAAGAagctaattattttcattaccaCCCGCAtcggtataaaataatttatacggTATGGATCATCATCTATTATCAAAAATGACAAATATTCAATCGCAAGATAATCCAAATTTCGAACAGCTATTTCTCGCGTGAAACGAATTCATATTCTATTTTGGAAATTAGTTCAAATTTTGCACGTCAACGGCAAGTACTTAGATCCCTTTTACTCTGTAAAATTCATCGATCTGTTCCtatggttgaaaaattggtgCTTGTTTTCTTTCGCTCGAAAATACATCATACCATCAATCGATATAACAATGGATCAAAGTACTCCATTTTAATGGTGGGAATGAtctcaatgaaaaaaaaaaaaaaaaatctgcccaaatttttcaacacaaaTAAATAACTCTGCAATAACAGATGTTGCGTTACAGGTGTAAGATTGAAACATTACTCGTCTGATTACTCTAAGAAGCTGAGATAAAAACAGTAATTTCTCTTACCGCTGGGTTGTCGGACTCTTGGGAGGCAATCCCGTCTCTCTGgatatttctcttctttcctcGGCTGTGAAAACACGCTCGGTTGTGTAATTCCCGTAGTTGCCATTCCCGTTGTAATTTCTAGTGTCTTCCGGCccgttgttgttgtcgttgttgttgttgttgttgttgttgttgttcttgttgtttttgttattgATGTTGGTGTTGTTGTTTATCGCGTTGTTCACGCTGTTCGAAGTCGCGTAAATCTTATCGCTGGCGAATGTTACCGTCGGCGAGGCGTTGTTCACGTACGGTGTTCGCGGGTGAACCGGAAATGCTGGGGTTTGCGGCCGCGACGCTGTACTTCCTGCTCCCGCGCCTCCTGCTGGGCTGATGCTCCTCTCCGTCCACGATGATACCGAGTCATTGTGGGACTAAGAAATCGCAAAAACGACACAGGATTACCTCAAAGTAGGAGGGACTATACACCGAGCTTTTTCGGACCGGGAGTTTTCCGTGAAACTCACCGTTCAACGCCAGCAGATAGGCAACCGGATCTACCTTTTGTATCGACGTATATTCGGTCCGTAGCTTCGGTTGCCTATCTGCTGGCGTTGAACGTCAAGTTTCAATGAAAACTCCCGGTTGAATTCGAATCTCAAGTTTATTTGAagagatattattattgttttactTCTAATtgcaaacaaatttttctctcggGACGAAATTTCGGCCGGCTAGAGTTCCTTGAGaataaaacgagaaaattGCAGAAATCTATCGTTCGAGTAACAATTGGAACAAGATATACCGTGTATGTATAAGAAAGAGAAACACGCGACGAAACTGTTAGATATGAACTCGGTTTTAGAGAACAAAGAAAACATCCATTTACTGAATCAATGAATGATCGATGGTTCGATGCAGATGTAAACTATGTATCGGCAATTATACTAACGGGCTAAATAACATACGTATATGCTGAAAATGCTATCCACCTCTGGGTGCGTGTGAGGTGAAAAttgattatgagaaaaaaggTCGTTTTGATTaggtgagaagaaaaagagagtcacaaagattaaaaaaaaaaataaaaaaaacaaaaagaaacaaaaaactacTGCGTTAAGAATAAGCCGAAAAATGCGAAGCTTTATCTAGCAACAAACCTGCCATGCTTTTGGCGACTGGTTAGGGGAACTGTTAGTTGTGTTTGTCGATGTGGCGCGGGTATGCAGTTCGTTCTTATTAGTAGATGAGGTGGTTCTGACGTTCGATATTTCCGCCAATGACTGAAATAGGCTCACGAGCGGATCCGACGTCGCGTTATCTGCCCTGTTGGCGCTGGAATTTGAATTTGCAGTTCCGCCTCCGGAGTTCTGAGCCGGTTGGTCATCGACGGTTTGCAGCAATCCCGACTCCTGAGAACCGGGGCCCGAGCTGTTTACCGAATGCAATTTGCTCGAGGAGTAGACGAAGTTGCTTCTCGACTCGTTGGGCCGGACTTGATACGAGGAATTTTCGTTCAGCGCCAAAGCGCGGTGGTGCTGATTAAGCAGAGATTCTGTCCTCGCGTAGCTATCGCTTCGCGATTCCGGCTGCGGCGGTGAGTGTCGTTGATTTTCACCGTTCGCCTGTTGTTGTTGCAGCTGCTGATGCTGATAATGTCGGCTCAACGTTTGCTGGAAGGCATATCCTAAGGGAGCAGCTGCGAGAGCTGATCTTGGGGACATCGGGGGACTCTGTAACGCGCAAGCGAATTTTCTATGGTTCATAGCCGGCATGCAGCTGCAGGGATCCGTGCAATACGCGTTATGTTTATAGTTACAcgtcgacatttttttttttttttttccaacgtaaATTTTTCCTCCACCCTTTTCGAGAGAACCGCGTTGCTCAGGGCGTAACTCAGATATACTTTACATCTGATGATCTGACATTTCTAAAATCGTTGAacaatgttcttttttttcagatcaaagTCTCTATTCCAGGCTAttcttgttattattgttattactatttgACAACATGTTATTTTCCAATTGAATTCAACTGCATTAAATTAGTTTCGTTTTTCCCATGCTTTGTTATATTCCGATTAGACGGACTGAATCGCGAAATTCTAACCGAACAACTTGGGCGGTAAGAACTCGAACTTGCGTCCCTCGACCGATATCTTCATAATTGTGAAACGTTGTAATCGATACATGTATGGAGGATAAAATATGCAACACTAGAAGGTTGTGCCTATCGCTAACAAACGCACATTACAACTTCTATTATTCCTACCTATAACACGTATATAATAGTAAGTGGGTTGAGTTAATCGAAGCTGTAGCGTATAATAAACTATTCTACGCGTgacggtaaaaaataataatattaaatcaTTGCATGACATTGCGTATAAGATCTAGCAGCCATCTAAACGCTATTTGATAGTGATGTGAATAAAGCTCAATCTATTAGTGCTCATTattaggtatatgtatattatatataccgatatgtatatgtaataacgacaataataataaaatagaaagACGAAAAAGGAGTTACGTGGGAATTGTATCGGTATTCAGTTCGTTATTATCGTAATCGGTCATTCGGTTTCTGTGCAATATCTCCTCTCACCTGAGTCTCGCTGTTCTTCCTCAATTCGTAGCCACGTTTAACTCCGACGAATGGACGTTCGTTGAAACTTTCCGCACGCGGACGACCGCCAATCAGGGTACCGTTGTTGTACTTACGGCTGCTCGACCTCTGCGGAAGCAACGGACTAGCCGGCGCCGAGGTGTAAGTCGCGGATCGTACTTGCGGCTGAAATTATTGAATCGGGTTTGTTGGTTCGAATATATTTCAAAGCTCAAATTTGTCAGCTTTTTGAATATCGTCAGCTCACCTGCATCGTGTAATTTATCGTCCAGGCATCGTCGTCGCCGTCAAGAACCGCCGAATCGCTGGCGTATCCGTCCTGCCGGACTCTTCCTCGCTGCACGGTTCTCAGTTCGCCGATAACCCGGTTCCCCGATTCCTGCCGCCACTGTTTGCTCGGGCTCCTCTCGTCCCTTCTAGCAGCAAGTTTGAGCTGCTGTTGTCTCAGCCACGACAACCTGTGTCGAACaagcggaagaaaaaaacaatcattGTAAAAACGAAAGCGATCGAGCGAAGAGGAGACGAGCAGGCGAGAGAAATTGGAGATCGGGAGGATGGGCCCGACGGAATGATCGATAAAGAATAGCGCGAGCCACTCTCCCGGCTTTATAATAAGATATATAGGAGTAATTATCTATTGATTGACGAGGTCGTCTCGGGCCATCGCCTCGAAGCAATGGACCATGTAGCTCCTTAATGTCGAAGCTTGCGTCATTCCCGTGCAAAGGTCTTTTAAGGTGGCCTCGCGTTGTCAAGAGTCGCGAGACAGTTTCGTTGGACAAAGAAAATGTCGCCCAGCGTCAAATCTCGTTACTGTGAGGTCGAGATTTTGACGAATCTTCGACCGATTTTCAACTGCGTTAAATTAGATTGACAAATTTATTACCTActaattttcaacgttttttaaCTCTGATTATTCCGCTCCTTATTACGTATAACAGTATAGCGGTAATTCGGAGACGTAATTTTATACTGCTGACGTAATTTATCTCAAGTTTCTCAtggagagagggaaagagagagagagagagaaagacagaGGGAGCAGGGTAGCAGAGAAAATAATCGGGATAGCTGTCGAGACGAACGAAGCGGTGATAACCGAGCAATTAGAGGAACTCGGATAATTATCACGTAGCAGAACACAGGCTCAATGAATTGGAAGACGACGCGTCAGAGTCGCGCATATAGGCAAGTTATGTGAATCGGTGTCTTAGTTTATCAGGTCGTAATTACACCGAAGGGTGAAAATCCGACCGTATATtccaacgaatgaaaaatagttccgttaaaaaattttattcgtatcTAGAGAGAAAAAGACAGTCATAATTGTCGTAAATCTCATGAAGAGATTTAAGGCTATTCacgttttttgtttaaatatatAACTTATTCAGGTAATATCCGAAACTCACGTTTCGTATTTTCACAAATGTTCCGATACGTTTTTTCACCTTTCGATCAACCTTATCATCTACTTCCGATCcgattttttctactttctcaCTTCAGGCATTCTCCAATAATTCCAACCGATCTCGATTATAACCAATCGGTCCTTATTCGGATTCGCGCATGACTAAACCGATGAATAAAACGCAGGTAAACACCATTCGGAATGGTAGATTCCGTGCCGATATTACAGAATCGGGTCGCAAATCGTACAAACAAAGCAACAATCTGCGCGGTTCAATTGTGATAAGCGATTGCATATGGATACAGTATAGCTGTGCACATTTTACCATTATACATATCGGAGTAATTATCAACGGTATACCGTACCGTCTAGGTgatatttcataataattgCTGGTATCGGGGTAAGCTGTTATTTATGCAATATTGGGCGTGTGTAACGTGTGCTTCAATCGTGTGGGAGGAGGTTCGCTGCTATCCGAGAGAACGCacaagtatacgtatataattatatatatatatatatatgtacgtttGAGGTATCGGCGGTACAGTAGATTATTATACCCACACGGTGTACCGAGAATGCGGTTCAGTTGCAACTACGCGAATCGGAGGACTGGAGTCGTGCCATTCCTTGGACTCGTGGGACAAGGCATGACCCACACCATGGCACGCGGCCCATACCGGTTCGCTGGTTGCCACCATCAAAACTCATCGTAATCCGCGGTCAACTTCCTTTATGGCGCATTAACGTGATAGTTCGCTTCGAATAAACAGGGTAAATACGGATCCTGCATCGCCTCGGGAGCGtggtaataattttaatatacaGGCCAGGGAATCCAgtttcttcactttttttttttttaggttcaATTGATACACACGTGGCTGAGCCTTGGTGTATTTTTTCAGCATCATTCATGATCTGAATCTTACCTTTGAGATAACGAGTACACGAGtgccaaatatttttactacatTTCTCGGCGATGGAAAAGTTCCATTTATTTATACTCGTCGAATTTGAATCATTTACGAGTTTCGTGGTACAAAAATCTATCGGTACAGTATCTGGTTTTATcgttgaaagaagaaaaattgttgtttgctTGGGTTATTTGgtttttacgaataaaatttattgtgaCCGCAACTATCATCGTTTCATCTCGTTACCTACAGGGTCTGATAATTGTCCATAAGCTTGTTCCATACGTAATTCATGTAATT includes the following:
- the LOC107222459 gene encoding tensin-1 isoform X9, with protein sequence MTRPRTPGVGADAVSIGGNGNSRVSEVMELSYVTERIIALWYKEDARGILDHATTLLRGKHGDNYVIFNLSSPGRTNEPNTRESGWPQNLAPSLERLCALCKELDSWLNAAPNRVAVLHARGGKERLGVAVSAYMNYSSICGSRDQALDRFAMRRFLDDKIGPLHVPSHRRYVEYFSGLLSGSLRISPSPLYLTHLTVLGVPQFEPTGCRAFLKVYEGLTPVYTSDLYSVTNAREFTVNLGGLRLRGDILIKCYHRVYSKQSREAMFSLQFHTCVITENVVSFPRSELDIACEDPRCPADSVVTLYFASDARRQDGVAGPVPAPTPAVPHASAHHDPILHWDSYTNLEISDDEGRDTPLSPPPPSSSSVQTSPRGLGYTCGPIDGSLYAVVNPGGAGGPRGSPLTVSMDSGISSAPPQRPSPPEAEPDSENDRLNSHGDLDKLLHDMMLTVESMPDPPPVENYRSDKSDKMYIRETRGYNSSGNQSSNYSTLKDSYRSYSSKNGDSPSYSGGSSYSTLKNEPQDPITLRKDTIERREEIRSFDVNFRRSPERKNGTESFSPPGNIDFIDEDIPYHARQTSQPFTYGATTDMIKQQILSSPSLVRKASVRGAAPVVDLDDILGEREKRTVSPTTPDPPPEFANGSGTLKTNDYTDGLSWLRQQQLKLAARRDERSPSKQWRQESGNRVIGELRTVQRGRVRQDGYASDSAVLDGDDDAWTINYTMQPQVRSATYTSAPASPLLPQRSSSRKYNNGTLIGGRPRAESFNERPFVGVKRGYELRKNSETQSPPMSPRSALAAAPLGYAFQQTLSRHYQHQQLQQQQANGENQRHSPPQPESRSDSYARTESLLNQHHRALALNENSSYQVRPNESRSNFVYSSSKLHSVNSSGPGSQESGLLQTVDDQPAQNSGGGTANSNSSANRADNATSDPLVSLFQSLAEISNVRTTSSTNKNELHTRATSTNTTNSSPNQSPKAWQSHNDSVSSWTERSISPAGGAGAGSTASRPQTPAFPVHPRTPYVNNASPTVTFASDKIYATSNSVNNAINNNTNINNKNNKNNNNNNNNNNDNNNGPEDTRNYNGNGNYGNYTTERVFTAEERREISRETGLPPKSPTTQRRLSFPASGSLKQTNNKRWPLTNQSASFDYSKDRPVSPGGEYASQSQMTISNQSPGTPTQIEFAQSPKSAISYSSINSGGQSSPKVYNYGSRRSSVHSNTEPQEVADANVKFVRDTSRIWYKPNISREQAIAMLKDATPGMFVVRDSNSFPGAFGLALKVATPPPGAPSSPRDPASELVRHFLIEPTSRGVRLKGCANEPVFSSLSALVYQHSLMAMALPCQLLLPEPEAAARALDSPGTSSAQQLLAQGAACNVLYLFTIDTESLTGPQAIRKTVTTLFEQRPLPTATVVHFKVSAQGITLTDNARKLFFRRHYPTNNISYCGLDVDERTWNFVAESGQGQTSHRCFGFVARKTAHKSDNQCHVFAELEPEQQPATAIVNFVNKVMMGNAQVKANIV